The Pan troglodytes isolate AG18354 chromosome 6, NHGRI_mPanTro3-v2.0_pri, whole genome shotgun sequence genomic sequence tgtatttttaagagtaaaaatagccaggcacagtggggtATACcggtagtaccagctacttgggagggtaaggtaggaggatcacttgaacctgggagctcaAGGTTGCtttgagctgtgatggcaccactgcactccagccttggggacagagcaagaccccatcacctgtgcccggccagctcacacctgtaatcccagcactttgggaggcgagacgggtcacctgcggtcaggagttcaagaccagcctggtcaacatggtgaaaccctgtctctactaaaaatacaaaaattagctgggcatggtggcgggcgcctataatcccagctactcgggagtctgaggcaagagaatctcttgaactcaggaggtggaggttgcagcgagccaagattgcaccactgcactccagcctgggcgacagagtgagactccatctcaaaaataaataaatgaataagataaaaatacaaaaattagccgggtgtagtggtgggtgtctgtaatcccagctactcaggaagctgaggcagaactgcttgaacccgggaggcagaggttgcagtgagccaagatcatgccactgcactccagcctgggcgacagagcaagactgtctcaaaaaataaataaaaatttaaaaaatatataaatatatatataaataggtatatatatggtataggACATAAGAAATAACAAAAGGAGAAGAATTTAGTTCCGTAGGTcagataatttaataaatatttcaaataaatatataataaaaactgaaataaaatgtcaAGAATGGGGAACTAATGGTATTAAGTTTTATATAGAAGGGCATGAGGGAAGTGTATTAAAATTTGTTCAAATTTATGACTGAGAGGGCTAAGAAGGTACTTAATTTCCTCAGATGATACTTTGCGAACATGTGGTCTATTTGGTTGACCTTTGCAAACAGTTGAACAACCACACCGTGTATTCCCATAACCCCTAGACTGCCTGTCCAGGCCAAGCCTTAGTACCACGAGTCCACAGTGAAGTCCACTCCAGGTTATCTGCATAGGTAGCCCAGGcacctttcctcttttcctttaggTGCCTCCCCTCTGCCCACAACCTCTTATTTCATCTCAAACACAGCTATTACAACATGTTTTATTTCACTGGAAAATTCTGTAAAGAACTAAATCTGGTTCCCTTGAAGAAAACATTTAGCACAGCTTAAATAAAAGTTGAGAAGGAGGGTAAGAGTGCATTGCCCCATTCTAGCTCTGTTGCTACCTTACCTCTGACTCTAAGGCCCTGTGGGATGAAAAGCAGGTATCCAAAAGAACTCTGCTTGGCCCTCTGATACGGCCTTGAGGTCAGCCCCGGTGCCTGCTTTCTGGCCCACAGACCGCTGAAATCCTAGGAGCTGCCATGGGAGTTAccaaaaatatgtgaataaactgaatgcagaggctgaggcaggtggatcaactgaggtcaggagtctaagaccagcctggccaacatggtaaaaaccccatctctactaaaaatacaaaaattagctgagcgtggtggcgggcacctgtaatcccagctactcaggagactgaggcaggagaatcatttgaacccgggaggcagatgttgccagtgagctgagatcacgccattgcactccagcctgggcgacaagagcaaaactcaaaaaaaaaaaaaggaaaaacaaaacccaaaatgcaGAAACTGCATTGGTATTTTGAGCTAGTTACAGGCAGTAACACTTCTACTAGgaaggaaaatatataatttatccaAAAATAGTTCTAAGATATAGAAAAACATCTCAATCCTCTAGGGCCAAGACCTGCCCCTTATTTACATTCACAAAGCCATTAAGTGAACCCAGAACTGACCAGCAGACAGTGAGGCAGGGCCTGCTCTGTGGCACATGCCAGTCACCTACTGCGTAAGTGGACAAAGAGAAAGCAGAAGGTAATGAAGAgagttttcatttgcttatttagtgaaaaacaggaaaatcacttgaggcaaAAGAAGCAGGACTGAGTCCTGGGTTAGTTCTGATTCCTCACAAGCCCTAAGACAAGATTTTGAAAGATTGGACTAATGTCATGTGTCCTTAAGAACCAGGGTCAGCAAGTGGCTGATCTGAATGGTTTGTGGCCATGGAACCAATGTgacttattctttttcatttttttccctaaaaatccAGGTGGATAAAGGACTGTGTGGGGAAAGTACCAAATAAATGAGGTAAAAAGGAAGGGTCATACAAAGAGGGCACTACACCAGCTTCTTGGCCTCAAAGAAGCTCTTGAGGTGACGCATCTGCCAGATGCCAGTGAGGATGAGGATGACAGTCTGAGCAATGGACCACCATAGGACCCTCTGGTTGGTGCTCTCGCTCGTCAGTCGGAAGCGCTCTTCACGATACTGTGTGGGGCAACACAGGGTTAAGTGAGCAGGAGAAACAGTCTGGCTGTTGTGAGGTCCCTCCCTGCGTGTAACTACTCAACTCCAGGACCAAACTCCTTTTGGAATACTATCTGTGACTCCATTAGGAGTGCTATGGTCTCCCCAGTGAGGCTGCCCCAAGAAAGGGACGGGCTGTCCCTCCACAAGCATCTCTGTTGGGACTGAACTCATGATCCTACCATTTCCAACAAGAGTCCAAGAAAAACAGGTAGGCAATGGCTATTACTAGATTGTGAACTGTCCtttcttcactttattttataGAGCTTAAAAATGACTACTGAAAGCGAAATGTGGcacatgcatacaatggaatattagccttaaggaaagaaattctgacacatgctataacatggatgaactgtGAGAACATTatactcagtgaaataagccagtcacaaaaggacaaatactgaatgattccacttatatgaggtaggGCAGTCAggatcatagagacagaaagtagaatggtgggtgtCAGGACAATAGGAAACGGGAAGTTATTGTTTATAATAAGTACAgatttgctgggtgcagtggctcacgcctgtaatcccaacactttgggaggctgcggcagtggattgcctgaggccaggagttcaagaccagcctggccaacatggtgaaacccagtctctattaaaaacacaaaaatgagccaggcatggtggcacttgcctgtaatcccagctacttgggaggctgaggcaggagaatcgcttgaacctgggaggcggagggtgcagtgagctgagatggcgccactgcgctccagcctgggcaacaaagcgagactccatctcaaaaacaaaacaaaataagtatagatttttagtttgagaagatgaaaaagttctggagctgGATGATGGTGTTGGTAGCACAACATTATGAAGgcacttaataccactgaactataTAGACAGTTAAAATGACACATTTGGtgttatattttaccacaataaaatgttttgataAAAAAGCAATACAGGcagggtgcggtagctcacacctgtaatcccagcactttgggaggctgaggcgggcggatcacttgatgtcgggagttcgagaccagcctgaccaacatggagaaaccccgtctctactaaaagtacaaaattagccaggcatggtggcgcatgcctgtaatcccagctactcaggaggctgaagcaggagaatcgcttgaacctggggaggcggaggttgcagtgagccaagatcatggcattgcactccagcatgggcaacaagagtgaaactccgtctcaaaaacaacaaacaaacaacctatCTAAACCAATACCTCTCATTCCATTCTCTGCAGAGCTGATCTCCCAAGCAGAAACTTGAGTAGGTATAGTGGGTATAAAGGTCAACTGCCCTCTCAAATTACAAGGAGATATGCACTTACCCTTTGGTAATCCTGCTCCTTCTGAATCTGTTCCACCTGATCAAGCAACTGGCGGGCGCGGAGCTGTAGCTCCGTCAGCTTATCTTTTGCAGCAATCTCAGGGTAGTTGTTGGCATGCTCCCCAACCTGGATGTCGAGATGCACACGCTACAAGGAAACACGGAATGTATGAGTGGTGGGGCCTCCAGTTGTCTGTTCCAGGGTATGGAACCCACTATTGTCCCTGGCTGTGGAGCAGAAGGCAACATCTGTCTCCCCAATTCTGACTGTGCTACAAAGTTTCACAATCTTGATAAATCAAAATTTGGAAACAAGTGAGAGATTCTAAGCTGAAGCCAAAGAGAAAATCCTCTTACCAGTTTGCCACCAGCGAAGAGAGCCATCCTGGTAGAATTGGAGTGCAGACAGATTTGATGGTCACCGGGCGTGTGGGAGGTGAACGTGAAGCGGCCCTCCGAGCCGTACTGCCGGGACAGCACCACCTGCAACATATGTGAGTGAAGGCCCCACCTTTATACCGCAGGCTCTCCAAGTGCAAGCTCCTGTCCCTTGAGGCCTCCTCCAGGCAGTGCTTTACACCCCACGGGAGCTCCACTGAAGAACGGCTGCGTGGGCCAACGCCAGCCTTACCTTGCCGTCGGGGTCCTTCACTTCCACGTGCATGCCCAGGCCAGGGGTCGAGGGCAGGAAGACCTCCTTCTGCTTATCCCACATCTGGGTACGATAGTTGCCTGCGGGGCACACACATAGTCACGACCGGCCCTAGTGGGCCGCCTCTCCGCCCGGCCCCCTCCGACGTGCGGCCCGGAGCTCTAGGCAGGGGGCCTGGCGTCCTCGGGGCACCCTCAGGCTAGGTACTGGGGGAGCCAGCGACCCGGCTGGGCTCGGGAGGAGGGAGCGCCGCCGAGGGTTGAGCTGGGTACAAAGGGCCTCCCCACCCTCAGCCCGCCTGACCGATGACCATGGTCTCGTCGGGGATTTCCTCGATGAAACAGCGCTTCTCGGTCTCGCCGATGTGGAAGTAGAGCCCCTGGGCGCCTGTGGCGCACAGCGCGAGAAGCAGCAGGGCCTGCCGCCCCATCGCCCGCAGAGGCCGAGCCCCGACACCTGCCATCGCGCCTCAGCCCCTAGGCGCCTGCGCACATTTGCGCATCGCTCTGCGCCTGCGCGCCACCCTAGCGACCCTGAGAGTTAGGGGAAGAGGACGCCTGCGCAGTGATATGTACTCGCCGTCTCCTGCAACTCCATCCGTACCGAACACTGCCGCGCCCCGCCCCCTCACACAGCCCGGCGCCCGCCTACCCCCGCAACGAGGGTAGACGGCGCATGCGCAATGACGTTCTCCCTTAATTTCTCGCCCCTTACACCACAGCTTACCTCCGGCATCTCGCAGGGGAGGCGCGCCTGCGCAGTCACGCCCGCCCTCGGCCCCAGTTAGCGATTTGGGTCTCGGAGCACCAAGGAGACAGTGGACGGAATCTGACCAGGCTTGGTGGCTACGATGGCCTGAAGCGTGCCTTTTGGGTTCTCAGCTCGGGCTCACAAGTGTTTTCTGTGCTAAATACAAAAAGCCCTGTGATGTTTTGCTTTGCGTGTCCACCTATCTGACTCGTAAGAACCGAGGCTGAATCCAGACCCACACTCTGCCACGTCGGGAGAGCCTGCCGCGGCGAGCCTCTGCGAGCAGGCATTTCTTGGGTGGGGACCAAAAGCCCAGTGCTGCCATAGTTTCGGATCATTCTTTTAAGaagctgaggccgggcgcggtggctggcacctgtaatcccagcactctgggaggctgaggcgggcggatcccttgagccgaggagttcgagaccagcctgggcaacatggtgaaacccccgtctctacaaaaaattaaccggtgtggtggtgtgcgcatgtagtcccagctacttgggaggctgaggcaggagaatcgcttgaacccaggaggtcgaggatgcaTTAAGCAGTGatcgcgctccagcctgggcgaccgagggtgataccttgtcttaaaaaaaaggtgGGAGAGTGGAACGAAAACTTGGAATACGTAGGGTCATGAAGCTTGTTTACATCCCCTAGTTACAGCACATCcttttgaaagtgaaaaacaaactgGAATGTTACTTAGTGGGCATGGAATCGAAGCAACGGAAGGTTAAAACTGTTTTTATCAAGGCcaggcgggcgcggtggctcacgcctgtaatgccagcactttgggcggccaaggctggtggatcatctgaggttagaaattcgagaccagttgggccaacaaggtgaaacccccgtctctactaaaaatacattttatcaacAGAATTTCGAAATTTTATATAAGTAGAATAATTACAATGAACTTTCATAAAGAACTTGAGCATACCTGGATTTTGGTATCCGTAGGGGTCCAGGAATTATCCCCCTTGGATAATAACGGAGGACTGTACTCATCATCCAACTTCAACAACAGTTTGCTGCCTTTCTCATTTCATGTATccctttctgcatttttttgaaGTGCTGTATATTAAAGCAAATCCTGGACATCATGTCATTTCACCTATAAATACGTCAGTGTGTGTCTCGAACAGATAAGGACTTTATACTATTATCACAcccaccaaaattttaaaaattatttaacatcacTTAATGCCTAGTATGTGTTTAATTTTCCCCATTGCCTTAAAAAATTTTGTACATTAGATATTTAGGGTCCAAACAAGGTTTACTTACTGCATTTCATACAAATATATGTCTCTTAATATGTAacaattctggctgggcacagtggctcatgcctgtaatcccagcactttgggaggctgaggtggaaggatcacttgaggtcaggagtttgagaccagcctggccaacatggtgaaaccctgtttctactaaaaatacaaaaattagccaggtgtggtggtgcacacctgtaatctcagctacttgggaggctgaggcaggagaattgctagaatcagggaggtggaggttgcagtgggctgagatgatgccactgcactccagcctaggcaacagagtgagagtctatctcaaaacaaacaaaaacagggccgggcgcagtggctcacacctgtaatcccagcactttgggaggccaaggtgggcagatcacgaggtcaggagttcgagaccagcctggccaatatggtgaaaccctacctctaccaaaaatacaaaaattagccgggtgtgatggtgctcacctgtagtcccagctacttgggagactgaggcagaagaatcgcttgaacccaggaggcagaggttgcagtgagccgagatcatgccactgcactccagcctgggtgagagagagactccgtgtccaaaaaaaaaaaacaaaccatataacaacatatatattatatataatattatatatattatattatatatatactatattatatattattatattatattatatattatatattgtatatagtatatattatatattatatatattatatagtatatattatatatattatatagtatatattatatatattatatagtatatattgtatatattatatattatatatattatatatataaatttcccctctttttgttgtttgttattCATGGCATTTACTTATTGAAGAAACTGGGTCATTTGACCAACAGAATTTTCCACTTTCTGGGTTTTGCTGATTGTATCTTCAGGTGTCATTTAACGTTTTTTGTCCCTGGTATGTCCTGTAATCACAGTTAATTCTAGAGTCAGGGGAGGTTTACAGTGAAACTAATGAAGCTTAATCTTCAGGCCCTCCCTTGCATAGACCCCTGTACCTAATTTCGCATTtataattttgtgtctttttcttaaagaggacTGTGAAATTTGTATAGTTTAAGGCCCCACAAAGCTTGGATTTGCCCCTGGCTAGAGGCTTCATTAGGTTTAGGTGTAATGTTGAGGttcgggtttttttgttttgctttgtttgcaaTAACACTTCATGGCTGGCACTATGTACTTCTACTGAGGCACAAGGCGGGTTTGTCTCTTAGTAATATTGTAATTCATCTCTCAGTTTGGGGGTTGTCATCCTGATTATCCATGAAGTTTACCATCAGCCTTTCTTCTAATAGTCTAGCAAACGTTGATGATCATTAGACCATTGGTTCTCAACGAGGGTTGATTCTGCCCTGTCCTACCAAGGGgaaatttggcaatgtctggagatattttggaTTGTTGCAACTGGGTGGGGGGTGGCGGGTGGTACTGCTGTTATCTAGAAAATGAATGCAAGGAATACTGCTAAACATTGTATAATTCACAGAGCACACCTCCCCCCCACAGCGAAGAATTATCCAGCTCAAAATGTCAGTAGTACCCAGGTTGAGAAACCCTAGTGTAGTTTTATGATGTTCCTTAGGTGTGCAAAGTGGTAATTTCAAATGCTCTCATTTCTCCTGCATTTATAAGATGAGATTCTTCTACAAAGGTGAGCATTCCCTCATCTCTCTGGTTACTTTGAAATACAATCCATTCGGGATAGCCAGGATGTATGCTTGATGCTTTCCCACGCACAGTGGctctgcctataatcccagcactttggggggccaagacaggaggactgcttgagcccaggaaatggcAAGATctttacaaaatatgtaaaaattagacaggcatggtgatgcatgcctgtaattcccgctacttaggaggctgaggcagggaaatggctggagcccaggaggttgaggatacagtgagccgtgatgggaccacagcactctagcatgggtgactgagtgagaccttgtctcaaataatagtgataataataaagatggatggatggatgcccCAGCAACCTCTAACTGTGACCACTTTGGGTTCTTTGGGGAGAAGGGGCAGTGCTATCATGAATTGATGGATGTTTAGATATTTGATGTGCTTTAATCCATTACAGTCATTGtccttttttaaatgttcagatTGTCTCATCAAATATTTAGTTGCTGCTGTGTCCTTCTGGCACAATCCTAGTAATCCACAATCCTAGTAGTCTTTAggtcaagcttgtccaacctgtggcccatgcagcccaacacaaattcgtaaactttctaaaaacattatgagattttttttttttttagctcatcagctattgttagtgtattttatgtgtggcccaagacaattcttcttcttccagtgtggcccaggaaagccaaaagattggacaccctggACTTCCTTGCTTTCCGTTTTATACATTTACTGCgcagaaacaaaaccaaccatttctccaaggaaccctAATTCACTTTAGTGAGAAATGGTATTTGTATTGgcaaacttattttctttcttttttttttttaagaaggatcCTGAAATTTGTCTTAACTGAGAGATAATATTAAAAAGATTGTATTCTCCATTGCAGAAAATTTAACTTAGGAAGtgaggcactgtggctcatgcctgtaatcccagcatttgggaggccgaggcaggaagatcgcttgagtccagaagttcaagaccagtctgggctacatggtgacaccctgtctctaccaaaaaaaaaattagctgggcatggtggcatgggcctgtagtcccaactactcgggaggctgaggtgggaggattgcttgacccccaggaggttgaggctgcagtgagctgtgatggtgctgctgcactccagcctgggcaacagagtgagaccccatctccaaaaaagaaagaaaatttaacttAGGGAGTCTAATTCCCCAGATGAGAGATTTTTCTGCTCAGAAGCCATGAAGCAATTTCTGCCGATGTTTGTCTAGGCTCTTTGTCTAGACCAGCCACCCCGTCCTTCATTTGTTCAACCAGTATGTGCTGTGCAGCCATttgtgccagccactgttctaATGGGAAAACACAGGTGACCAAAACAAAAATCCTtgtctaggccaggcgcagtggctcacgcatgtaatcccagcactttgggtggatcatctgaactcagaagttcaagactagcctggacaacatggcaaaaccccgtctctaccaaaaatacaaaaaattagccaggcatggtggcaagcacctgtagtcccagcttctctggaggctgaggtgggaggatcacttgagcctgggaggcagaggttgcagtgaaccgagattgtgccactgcactctaggcctgggtgagagtgaggctctgtctcaaaaaacaagaacaacagcaacaaaaatcctTGTCTCCATGGCTTTATCTTGATTGTTGTCTGCCAAAcaagataaataaagaaatatagagCATGTCAGATGGAGATAAGtatcaagaataaaaataaggcaGGGAAGAAGAAAGTATAGTGGgcttaggccaggcgcagtggctcacgcctgtaatcccgacactttgggaggctgaggcagggggatcacgaggtcaggagatcgagaccatcctagataacatggtgaaaccccgtctctactaaaaaaatacaaaaaaattagctgggcgtggtggtgggtgtctgtagtcccagctactcgggaggctgaggcaggagaatggcgtgaacctgggaggtgggcttGCAggaagccaagatcgcgccactgcgctccagcctgggtgacacagcgagactccatctcaaaaaaaaaaaaaaaaaagagtatagtgGACTTAATGGGGGACCAGAAGACATGTCCATGTTTGAATcactggaacctgtgaatgtgaccttatgtggaaaaagagtctttgcagatgtaattcagGACTTTGAGACTTGATAATCCTGGATTAACCAGGtggaccctaaatccaatgacaggtgtccttataagagataAGAAATACCTC encodes the following:
- the TMED4 gene encoding transmembrane emp24 domain-containing protein 4 isoform X1 is translated as MAGVGARPLRAMGRQALLLLALCATGAQGLYFHIGETEKRCFIEEIPDETMVIGNYRTQMWDKQKEVFLPSTPGLGMHVEVKDPDGKVVLSRQYGSEGRFTFTSHTPGDHQICLHSNSTRMALFAGGKLRVHLDIQVGEHANNYPEIAAKDKLTELQLRARQLLDQVEQIQKEQDYQRVARIRCVSGVRERRKSQWSGSVVQSTPSTPVRPLHRLLLDPVPGTAQSQSSVRVPEA
- the TMED4 gene encoding transmembrane emp24 domain-containing protein 4 isoform X3; the protein is MAGVGARPLRAMGRQALLLLALCATGAQGLYFHIGETEKRCFIEEIPDETMVIGNYRTQMWDKQKEVFLPSTPGLGMHVEVKDPDGKVVLSRQYGSEGRFTFTSHTPGDHQICLHSNSTRMALFAGGKLRVHLDIQVGEHANNYPEIAAKDKLTELQLRARQLLDQVEQIQKEQDYQRLGSGSLPPARVG
- the TMED4 gene encoding transmembrane emp24 domain-containing protein 4 isoform X4 translates to MWDKQKEVFLPSTPGLGMHVEVKDPDGKVVLSRQYGSEGRFTFTSHTPGDHQICLHSNSTRMALFAGGKLRVHLDIQVGEHANNYPEIAAKDKLTELQLRARQLLDQVEQIQKEQDYQRYREERFRLTSESTNQRVLWWSIAQTVILILTGIWQMRHLKSFFEAKKLV
- the TMED4 gene encoding transmembrane emp24 domain-containing protein 4 isoform X2 yields the protein MAGVGARPLRAMGRQALLLLALCATGAQGLYFHIGETEKRCFIEEIPDETMVIGNYRTQMWDKQKEVFLPSTPGLGMHVEVKDPDGKVVLSRQYGSEGRFTFTSHTPGDHQICLHSNSTRMALFAGGKLRVHLDIQVGEHANNYPEIAAKDKLTELQLRARQLLDQVEQIQKEQDYQRYREERFRLTSESTNQRVLWWSIAQTVILILTGIWQMRHLKSFFEAKKLV